Proteins encoded together in one Roseibacterium elongatum DSM 19469 window:
- the speB gene encoding agmatinase, with the protein MSETRWTPISGAVLPRYAGVPSFMRLPQIAPDDPRADEVEIGLIGMPWDGATSNRPGARHGPRGLRDASTMIREMNRATGQVPFSAARCADMGDVAMSPVNQDEALSAAEATIAAMLSRQIRPVMVGGDHLCTLTVLRALRRARGAAFGLILLDSHTDLYPPYFGGKTLTHGNPFRQAIEEGCIDPHRTFMAGMRGTAYNTSDFDYGRDKGVHILPIETCMARGWSSVMEEARAVVGSDPVYVSFDIDFVDPAYAPGTGTPEVGGPTSFEALQCVRALRGLDIIGSDLVEVSPPFDPSGTTSWLGASILFELICAMQS; encoded by the coding sequence TCATGCGCCTGCCGCAGATCGCGCCGGACGATCCGCGCGCCGACGAGGTCGAAATCGGCCTGATCGGCATGCCATGGGACGGCGCGACGTCGAACCGCCCCGGCGCCCGCCACGGGCCGCGGGGCCTGCGCGATGCCTCGACCATGATCCGCGAGATGAACCGTGCGACGGGGCAGGTGCCGTTTTCGGCAGCGCGTTGCGCCGATATGGGCGATGTCGCCATGAGCCCGGTCAATCAGGACGAGGCGTTGTCGGCGGCCGAGGCGACGATTGCGGCGATGCTGTCCAGGCAGATCCGCCCGGTCATGGTCGGGGGCGACCATCTGTGCACGCTGACGGTCTTGCGTGCGCTGCGCCGGGCGCGGGGCGCGGCCTTCGGCCTGATCCTGCTGGACAGCCACACCGATCTCTACCCACCCTATTTCGGCGGCAAGACCCTGACCCATGGCAACCCGTTCCGGCAGGCCATCGAAGAGGGCTGCATCGACCCGCATCGCACCTTCATGGCCGGGATGCGGGGCACGGCCTACAACACGTCGGATTTCGACTACGGGCGCGACAAGGGGGTGCATATCCTGCCGATCGAGACCTGCATGGCGCGTGGATGGTCCTCGGTCATGGAGGAGGCGCGCGCCGTGGTCGGAAGCGACCCTGTCTATGTGAGCTTCGACATCGATTTCGTCGATCCGGCCTATGCGCCGGGCACCGGCACGCCCGAGGTCGGCGGCCCCACCAGTTTCGAGGCGCTGCAATGCGTGCGCGCGCTGCGGGGGCTCGACATCATCGGCAGCGATCTGGTCGAGGTCTCGCCGCCCTTCGATCCCTCGGGCACGACATCGTGGCTGGGCGCGTCGATCCTGTTCGAACTGATTTGCGCAATGCAGTCCTGA